From Populus alba chromosome 16, ASM523922v2, whole genome shotgun sequence:
tagtttttttctttggtttgatttgTGATTGAATTGTTGACTTTGAGGGTTTTGTTTGGTGTAGAGCAAGTGATAAGTGTCAGCGAGAAAAGAGGAAGACGATAAATGGTGATGATTTGCTTTGGGCTATGGCTACGTTAGGGTTTGAGGATTATATTGATCCTCTTAAAATTTACCTGTCTCGATACAGAGAGGTGATAAtctatttcttatattttttattttatttttgtacctgatttaatgttatattttgCTTGGTggtttaaattataagaaacgGATATGGAATAGGATATgggaatttagtttttattgctgttttgtattgttttttagtatGCAAGATAGTGATTTTGTTGCGATTTGAGTAAATGATGATTGACtgatgtttttgttgttatGTGTATGGGGATTGAATGGATGATGCAGATGGAGGTATGTCAATTATTATGtgcttttgaattttcttgttttggagTGTTTGGATATATAATGAGATACGGCGTTTGATAGGGTGATACCAAAGGATCTGCGAAGGCTGGAGATACATCTGCTAAAAAGGATGTTCGCCCTGGTCCAAATGCGCAGGTGAAATGGAGCTATATGTTGCTGAGTTACtgctatttcttatttttagacAATCAACGTACCTCCTTGTCTTTATTTTATAGTACTAAACCAACCCTATCATAATCATCTTATATTGGGATATTTGTCAAATAAATTTTCCAGATTTCTCATCAAGGTTCTTTCTCACAAGGTGTTAGTTATGGAAATTCCAATACTCAAGTAAGcaccctctccctctctctctcacacacactgCACAGTGTGCTAATCATTCTTGGAATATTTCTTCTCATCTGGACATTACATTAATGTAAGCATAACATTATCCTTGAGgaacacaatttaattttaataggaaataggtttttttttcttgggtggTAAAGATTACTTCATTACAGCTAGGAAATCAAGCTAGGTTGGATACTTAACTTCCTTTGTAAATTAACATCAGCGTACCTAAGAAATTATCCTTCCTTCTCTGTGAAAGGATTTGCTTTATATCATTAAATGTATGGGATAGTCAATTATTGTGGAATAACTGTTTTCCAGTTTTTATATTGGCAAATAATTGACTGAACTATTTGCTAGCTACATGTCAACATGTCACGCACATCTATTCAGATACACCTGGTTGCTAGATTAGGGCCCTGGAAAGGTTATGCATATGTGTGCCAGCTTTGGTTTGCAAGCCTAAGGTCTTTGTTATTGAACTGTTGAATTATTCTGTCTTGCATATGGGGATATATCTTTATCAAGGGGATTGTAGCATTGTTCCATCCAAATGACACCACCTTGCTTCCTTATTCTGTTATATATGGTGCTACCATTCCATGCCACCAGTGCGTTTCCTGCCTTCTGCGGTTATTGCTGCTGACACTATCACCATCCAATGCCATATGCCATCAGCATTGCTACCATGAAGTTTTCAGTGCCACCATCATCTTTTCTGCCTTTATTTGACCGCTATACAAAACAGTTACCATCACCACTATACTGTACAAATCATCAACTTTCATGCAGTTGCCACTGTTATAGCGTATCAATTTCCATCAACACCCTATACCATGCGATATGTCATTGCTGTCATCCcctctaaatttttaatagttttatagTAAAGTAACATAAACTCAAATCTATAGCAATCCAAACAATAGGATAGATTAAGCTGTGCTCTTATTAACTCCAAACGAGTCCCAAGATGTAAATTGACCCCCATTGGGTTCTGGGTGGTTGAGTGTGATCTGTAGTTAGTGCAACTATACAGCTCTAGAGGCTAGCTACTAGAGATTAAATGGTTTTCAATTAGTCATTGtggttttaattatttgagaCATGATGAGAGATGGACTTATTTCATCTTAAATCTTTCCTGTTTAAGTTAAAGTGTACTGAAATATAATGTGAACAAGAGGAACTGGAATTTCAGACTTTCTGATATGTTCCTGTTCATTGACAATTATGTGAAGAGTGATTCTGAATTTGATATGCACGCCCAACCCTAATTTTTGTGTGAATGTGTTCAAAATCCCACACATACTCTGGCACTTCTGTCATGTGCAGAGCATGGGATGGGGGTGGGtgttttggatttgattttgtttttagccAGGATTCACTATTTGAACTGTTACTCGTCATCTTTTCCTTCAATTGTCAtttctaaattgttttgatagTAAACTCTTTGAACTttatactctctttttttcttagcaTTCTTGGTTGGTTGCATCTCCATGTAATCCTAGAGTGATTTGGTTGATGGAACTAAAAGAGTTATCGCTACATAACAAATTCCCCTTTCATTTCATAGTCtagtatttttttactagacTTCTCTAAATGTTTGCAGGCTCCGCACATGATGGTCCCTATGCAAAGCAACGAGTAGATATGTGCTCTTTTACAATGAATTCTGTCATTTAGAAGGTATTGAATTTCTCATCCAGTTCCTAGAACCAATAgtgtttcaaaacataaaacattggTATGGTGTAAGCACTGACAGCTTGAGTGGTTTTTATTCACTTGTTGTATCCTGGGTTGTTTCCAGTAAGATTTGTATAATTCGGGTATCTGTCGGAGGTAGAATGACACTTGAAGCATTGTAAATGATGGGAACTTGTAACTTGTGTCTTGATTTTTAGACTGGGTGCTTGGCAAGGGTATGCCACTctgttcttatatataaaactgGGGCATCTTTTAATGATGCAGTCATACTATGTTAATGCTATAATTAGTTTAAACGGTTAAAGAAGACTGGAATGTTTCCAATTTCTTTACTTTTATCACAagctggaaaagaaaagaaaatgcaaggaTGAATGGACTCGAATAACATCTAGATTTCAACTGGTGTGACTTTAACTTTGGCCTTGTGGTAAAACTTGCTGTGTTCATCTGTGCATGATCTTTTGCGTGTTCTGGATATCTTCTAGTGGATTCAAATGATTGTGAATCATTAATAGCCAGAGAGACAACGTTTTAAATCTCCGATATTTTTTGTGAAATCGCGATCCCCATAACAATCACGAAACAACAGTCACGTTCATGGATCACAGATCGCTGTACTgttgtcatatatatatttacaactttttaaaatttgctAAATATATACTGTAATTATCTTGcaattgtaaaaatatataaacaataaattataacaatGAGAAAGTTGAGAGATTATGAAAAAGGAATTTGAATATGAAAAGCTAGTGTTTTGGTAAGTTagcacattttaaaaaattattttttaaaataacgcAAGTGCAAGAATAATAAGAAAGTCGCAATTGATATCTGCGGTATGCTAGTTGCCTCTGTGATAGCGTGTCTTCAAATGGTTCAAGTGATTTTTCTAACATAGATGGTACaagggatttttttaataaaaacatcctGAGGCAGGCTATTTTGTCATCAACtctgtcaaagaaaaaaaaaacaattcacataatcataaataattaatttcttagcaTCAAAATACAgttcatatataaaatttagacggagaattaatataacataatattttattaaaaattaaattaactatacttttatttataatttttataacatataattatatctaataattttCCTAGCTTGTAGAAGGGTTTGAAACATTCGTTTATTAGTATGGAGCATCATCCTAACTCGTCCAACTTAAAGACGAGTTTGTAATATTCATGTAGGTGTGAGGAAGACCAATAACATCCTCGCTCATAGATGAACTTGGGACATTCATGCATGGGCTTGGACGGTTGTGGACGGACCAACATCCACACACTCCTATTATAAGCAATCTCATCTTCTACTAATATAGTTTCAAGACGCGCAACCTCTCCAACCTCATGAAATTCACTATGACATAAAATTAAGTATAGTGTTGGCCATAATGTCTCTTCTAATTGACATCTTCATAGATAGTCGTTGTTTTCCGAGCTTCCCATATCAAGTAATTAATCTAGATACAtacattaaaaactaattactaGTCAtcattcataataaaattaatctagtatttaataaatataaaacaatattgcaTACCAATCGATTACGTCTTGGATATTAGGGGCATATTGCATTAGATTTCATGGATGCCTTGGGAAACGTGACAAGGTCGATGTAATGAAACGACATGTAATGAACAGAGACCATGTCATGTAGACATCTATATCAATCGTTAGATATCACCCCTCAAAAACATGATCTCTCCCAGCATCTCAAATATCAAATGTAAAATGCATGAATTATCAACCAGTTTCTCTCACGCCTACCTTAGTGACTAATATTGTGCAACTTATCTCTGGTATCAACATATCTAAAATATGCTGAGATAGTCCAAACCGATGCATTACCCAATTTAGACAATGTATCTTAACAATGTCAAAGCAGTCCGACAAGACTTATGCTAACCAAATGTCAGATCCCTCACGACATATTggcaaaaataaaagtattaagTCCCTAATcaatgctaattttaaaatcaaatgggAAGTTGATTATTGCTTTCTTCTATTAAGatgaaactcaaaataaaagagttaTACCATTCCGTTCTAGCTTAGCTTTTTATAAAGAAATCTTATCATtgctcttttcttctcttggaTTGGACATATCTAAACTACCCCTTAGTTTGGGTTGGGTGTTAAAAAAACCCTGATTTAACTAGATTTCACTAAATCTACCTAGAAAGTCTACCCACGACTTGGTcaactttttattatatatttttttgtaaagcaATGTCgttttgatatttgttttattaaaaaaaaataacctaaattaatttgcaaaattcatgacttaagttttgctttatgTCAATCcaagattgagtttaataactatgtgtTATAAAGTAAAAGGCGTgttgtattatttataataagctTAATACTAGATTATTGATTGCGCTATGTTGTGGGttgaatccattttttttaatgtaaaaaaaaatcatgtattgTTAGTGTGTTTTGTATCaggaaacatttttttaattatataaggaTTGACCTGATATAACTTGGTTGacttgataaatctaaaaaaaacctagacgaccaataaaaatatagtttgactagaaaaatatcaagatgacatcttttttttaatattgaaacgaCAACATAttatatcatcttttttttaatattgaaacgaCAACATATTATATCGACTCATAtaaactcgggttaacttgGAAAATCCTTAACTTAGATCATGAGACCTTGATAACCCTGTtaaatagcaaataaaaaaaaatattaaatccaattcttaattaatccaatgttgaataatgaaattaaaaacaaaatccaacaaaaaaaaaacaaccatgatTAATATATTAAACCTAGGTtgtgagatcaagataactccatataaaacaaatcataataaattatgaagttcaattcttaattaactcaatgttgaatgatgagattaaacaaataacacaaaaaaccaCCCTAGTAAAccaaacaactcaatatttaatgataaaattgaaaaaaaatactcaactaaaaagaaacaaaaaaaccccAAGTCAATAGGCCTAACCCGTGACACGagtcataaaataataataactctataaaaaaaaaaaattatgaaatcaaattcttcatcaattcaatgttgaaaaattaaattgataaaaaattaaataaaaaagaggataaaaaataacataagtcAATCTACCAAAACCCTGATAAGAAGACGGTGATAAcactatagaaaacaaataaaaaagattataaaatctaatttttaataaacttaatgtttaagaatgaaattaaaaaaatataaagtttaataaaaaaaaattataaattttaatttttaattaaatcaatattaaagaatgaagtTTAGAAGTTACTCATGTCTAATTAGAAAATATCAATCATCTTGTAATCTAGCTAATATCTTGCTAATAGCATTCCTTGGATAATTTGGCAGCTTCTTGGCTGGAGTTCTTACTCGTAAAGATCACCATGTGCTGATGTTAGCCCTGCAAATTACCGAGACAATTCTGCAAAAGCTTCCAGATGTTTTTGTGAACTCTTTCATCAAGGAAGGTGTCTTTTTTGCCATTGATGGCCTTCTTGTGCCTGAAAAATGTTCGCAATTGATCTTCCCGGTGTGCAATGGAATCCATCTGCCACTCAATTCTAATCAAAAGTCTTCTTCAAAAGTAGTCATGAGATGTTTATGTTATGCTTTTGATACTGGGCAGTCTCTTTCAGCCTCGGAGACGGGAACATGCAAGCTTGAAAAAGATAGTATAGAAAATCTTGCAAAGCATATAAGAATTAGTTACTTTGCTTTAGAATCATGCGACTCTGAGAAAGGATTGACAGATATCCTTCAAAAGCTCAGAGCTCTTTCTGCTGAATTGAGTGATTTGATGAATATGTCTGTCAAAATTGGTTCTTGCACCCAGGATGGAGAGAAATGTTACTCTATATTGTGTCAAATCATGGAAAAACTTGATGGAAGAGAACCTGTGTCtacttttgaatttattgaaagtgGGATTGTGAAGATATTAGTGAATTGCTTATTCAATGGAAAATATCTGAGAGAAAAGGTGGAGCCTCAAAGTACATTTGAGGTATTTGCAAGGCTATTATCTTCTTCAGACCTATCCGAAGAGTCTCCTTTATCAGCATTAATACAGAAATTGCAGGGTGCGTTATCTTCTTTGGAAAATTTCCCTGTTATTCTGAGCCATGCATCAAAGTACAGATCCTCATTTGCAATCATTCCTAATGGATGCTGCACGTCTTATCCATGCCTGAGAGTTTGTTTTGTCAGGGGGGAGAGGGCGAAACATGCCTTTGCAACTACTCTGAAGATCCTGTGACAGTAGATCCTCTTTCTTCTGTGAATACAATTGAAGGATTTCTATCTCCTTAAGTTAGAATAAAAGGAACTGAACAAATAGAATCAGCTGCTCAAGCTCTGGAGCCAGCAGAAAATGTACAGTTCAAATCACCATCAACTGCAAACCCCAGTGAAGGGGAAAGTTCAGGACTTATGGAGCCTGATAGCATGGCTTTTGATTTACTAGTAATGCAGATTATGATCTAGTGGTTATTTAATGGTCTTCTGAATAAATGAGAATTCTGGATAAGTTTCTTTCCCTGCTTTGTTATCTGTTTCTGCGGATTTTGAGCTCCAATTCATTTCCTTTTGCAGGACAATGAAGCCAACCTATCACAGCCTCCACCAGAACTAGATGTAAATTTGATACAGAGAAATCGTGATGAAACATTATCAAATGATACTCATATTGTAAGTAAAATTTTCCTTTGCAAGTACATGTGATACCAGGTGATATAAAACTCACTTAACTCAGATAAAAGCAGGGTTCTCTCTAATGATTGGTTGTGCATGTATACGCTGGTGCTGATTTACCTGGTGATTtctgtatatataaatatgattaGATGTTTTATGTTGTACCACCTGTTAGTGGAATAGCAAATGAAATGAATGCAAGCTGCTTCATTTGATTGTTGCTGTCATTTTAACTTGCTTATGGCGTGCTTAGACCTTAGTTCAGTGTCTGGTTTTCTTATTAGCTCAAAGATAGTTTGCTGGCCCTTCTCACTGTGACACTGTTATATTCCAGGTCTCAGTGGAGGATATAGTGCCCTATACCAAAACTAGTATTTTACCTAGGACAGCAGTTGGACCGAACTTTGACTCTTTACCAGGCAATACTCCGGCAAAAAGTTAAAGCAGACCATGAAATTAACAGCACAGCAAAGCTGTGGACTCAAGTACACAACTTGACTTACAGAATAGCTGTGGACACTAGAGATGATAATACTCAAGATTGCCCTAGTATGGCTCAAAATTTCTCTATATTAGATCAAGCTGTGGCTTATATGCTGCATCCTGCATTTTTCTCCAGCATGTTTAATTGTGAACTCACTTCTGACCTGGATAAGTCTAGTCCTACTAATGATATATTGTTTCTGCTTAAAAGTTTAGAAGGTTTGAACAGGTTTATTTTTCATCTGATGTCTCATGAAAGAATCCATGCATTTGCTGAAGGGCTGATAGATAATTTGGATAATCTAAGGGTTGCAGCTCGCCCAGTAGCACAGAATGAGTTTGTGAGCAGTAAGTTGACAGAGAAATTAGAGCAACAGATGCGAGATTCTCTGGCTGTGTCCATAGGTGGCATGCCTGCGTGGTGCAATGAGCTCATGAATTCATGCTCCTTTTTACCAAGTGCTGGCAGTTTGTCCCGTAAGAAATTCATAGTTTTACGTGACCAAGTTCTGGAGCCTGCTGCTCAGATGATGGACCGTTATGCCCATGTTAAAGTACCTATTGAAGTGGTATATAATGAAGAAGTTGGTACTGGTCTTGGTCCGACCTTGGAATTTTATACTCTGTTAGTAAAGAGTTTCAGAAGTCTGGCATTGGCATGTGGAGGCAGGATCATATTTCATTTCCCACCATCGAGAGCTTGCAGGCAGAATACTCTGGAATTGTGAAGTCTCCATTTGGACTTTTTCCTCGCCCATGGTCACCTACAGTGGATGCATCTGATGTAGTACAGTGGACAAATTGTAGCCAAGGCTCTTCAAGATGGCAGGGTGCTGGATCTACCATTCGCCAAAGTCTTCTATAAGCTTTTTCTTCAGCAGGTATGGACTTGGGAGATTTGATGGCTTCCATGAAAGCTTGTCATTTATTCTTGACCCTGCATACTACCCAGTATTTGACTAATTTCATTCTCTTTGGAGGTGTAGGAACTTAATTTGAATGACATCCAGTCCTTTGATCCTGAGCTTGGTAGGACTTTGCTAGAGTTCCAGGCTCTTgtcaacagaaaaaaaaatatgggattAGTCATCGTAGAAAACTCATCTTTCTACTCAAGATGGATGCTTTTGGAACACTAGAATCGAGGATCTCTGTCTTGACTTTACTCTTCCTGGGTACGCTGATTACATTCTTAGTTTTGATGAAGATCACAAAATTGTAAGGCATTGCTAAATATGATCTCATATATTTCTCCTCAGTTATTAATGCTTTGGGTAGAAAATTATGACACTCTATTCATGTTATGCGCTTAGGTGAATATGGGTAACTTGGAGGTGTATGTTTCTCACATTGTGGACGCTACTATACACACAGGAATTTCCAGACAAGTTGAAGCATTCAAGTCTGGATTAACCAGGTCTGCTCCAAATGTTTGTTTGAACTCCAATAACTCCTCAAGAATAGTGAGAACTCTATGAAGAGAATAGGGTTTGACTCTTTTATCTGTTACCCATAGTAATACAGCATGTATTGTCCCCTGAATAATATGAAAAACGAATTTAGAATGGTGTTCTTAGGCCCTTCTTTCCACTATCCTAGGAGATTTAAAGGGCATTTGGAAATCTTTGGGTGGCTATATAATAGCCTgaatcttttgttttcctttgaaGCTTTATAGTTTAATCACATAATATTTACTCATTCCCGCTCTGTGCAGAGATGACTTACTATGTTGTTAACCTTATTCTGATTCTTGTAGTTCTCATCTCCTTAAGTTGCTACAATTTTTCAATGTGTGTCTTTAATCTCAATTAACTTGATTATTAATTTCTAACTATTTTGTAGTACTTTAACTTTCAGGTTTTTCCAATTAAACATCTTATGATTTTTACTGAGGAGGAACTTGAGCGTTTGCTGTGTGGAGAACGTGATTTTTGGGTTGTACGTATTAACACTTGATTGATTTGGTCTTTGCTGAGGAATACTGATAATAACGatgacattatttttatttttctatttataatttactttggAGCAGTTCAATGAGCTTTTGGATCATATCAAGTTTGATCACGGATACACTGCTAGCAGTCCCCTCCTATTGTTAATGTcggtgctctctctctctctctctcaaatcaCTTCAAATATTGATCAATCGTTATGGAATTAGTTGCTGAAATCATAAATCAAATCACTTCAGATACTGCTCGCTCGTTATGGAATTGCAGTTACTGGAAATCATAAAAGAATTTGAATATGAACAACGACGATTATTTCTACAGTTTGTAACTGGGGCACCTCGGCTACCTACAAGAGGCTCGGCGTCCCTGAATCCAAAATTGACCATTGTACGGAAGGTCTGTGACATTGACATTCTCCCTTCCATAGATTACAGTCACTATTCAATCACTTATCCTCTTGGTGCTCTCTACAGCATTGCAGCAACTGTGAAGATGTGGACCTTCCCAGTGTGATGACTTGTGCCAATTATCTGAAGTTGCCTCCCTACTCGTCGAAAGTAACATTTATTGCCTAAGAAGcatatgtttttatcttctctGTGAATAATgcatacataaatttttttatgcttcatATTTTTGCAGGACAAGATGAAGGAGAAACTTCTGTATGCCATAACAGAGGGTCAAGGCTCATTCCACCTCTCGTAGCTTCGCTGGTACATAAACTGGGATTGTGTAATTATTAGACTTGGATGGGGCTGGCTTTCTAACATTCCATGCACAAATCTCACTGCACAGAGGCCAAACAGTCTTTTAGTTATCGTTTGGCCCTTGAAGATGGTGTCTTGAGATGGGTAACCTGGTGCTAAAcgataattttcttgaaatatctAGATTACAAAAGCATGTGTGACTTTGTTCTGCTtctttcattcaattttttccatttcaagCAGCACTTGTGTTTGAGAAGAATGGAAGGAAGAAGATGACAGACCGCATGAGCTCGAGCAGTGATCTTTCCTTGTAAACCTATATTCTGTTTGATCAGAAGGGATCAGAGGAAGGATGGACAGGGGAGGAGGGCCTCTACTAGAGAGGGATTGGTGGTGTTCCTCTGATCCTTCCTCACCTGTATCCTCCCTCCCAGTTTGGATGACTTCACACTTCTTTCACTGCTTTTGCTTTGTGTTGATCGGCTCTCTTGTTAGCTCAATATTTGGAAGAAGAGGAAGCCATCCATCatttctcccccccccccccccttctctTCATCTCCTCCTATCCATCCCTCCTAATGAACATGGCCTTGTATATCTTTATTTAGATGGGCATGTTATAGACTCgttgattttgtgtttgtatacttattttttttattaaaaaaaaagatttataaaaaaaacatattttaatggAAGTTAGatgattgttaatttcttttctttttctttcaaaacatgtaatttaagatttttctatatgcaaatagaaaataatgaacctaattttttttaatctccatatctttttttttttttaattgcatgacCTGTTTTGGGTGGATGATGGAAAGAAGGAAAAGTCAGAAGGGTCCTTACAAGACACAAGCTTAGTTGTAATTATAGATTGAAAGTGGAGAGTGCTTAGCTTCTTAAGGATGTAATATAGCGACGTAGTACATCCTCCTTCCACCCAAACCCAGCCTGAAACTATCTTCCCTCCCCTTTCTCCTCTCAAATGGAACACCACAAGCCATGAACTTACCTCTACCCTCATCCTCTCCAtgctcttctccttcttcttctccactCACTAGTTCCTTCCCTCTCACTCTCCGCTGCCCCTCTCCTCCACTTTCCACCATTTCCAAACTCATCCGCCTTTCTCGACTACACACAGCCACCAATCATATCAACCCCACTACAAAAGACCTATCTCTCGCCACCTCCATCCCCACCAGTATAACCCCATCCAGCAATGACCAAACCCTCTTATCACTCCTCCGCCAAAGAAAAACGGAAGAAGCCTGGGTCCTATACACCCAAACACCTCACCTTCCACCGCCCACTTGCCTTAGCCGCCTAGTCTCTCAGCTCTCCTACCAAAACACCTCTCTCAGCCTCAGACGCGCCCAGTCCATCCTCACGCGCCTCCGCCATGAATGCCAGCTCCACCGACTCGATGCTAATTCCCTTGGTCTTCTCGCTGTCTGCGCTACCAAATCCGGACAGCTCTCTTACGCTTTCTCCCTTATCAACTCCATGCTCCGCTCTGGCTACCTCCCCCATGTCAAGGCCTGGTCTGCCGTCCTCAGCCGCCTCGCTTCAGCCCCGGATGGTGGCCCCACACGAGCCCTTAAGCTTTTTAACACAATTACTCGCCGTGTGCGTCGGTTCTCTGACGTA
This genomic window contains:
- the LOC118045886 gene encoding nuclear transcription factor Y subunit B-1 isoform X2, which translates into the protein MAAEAPASPGGGSHESGDQSPRSNSNVREQDRFLPIANISRIMKKALPANGKIAKDAKETVQECVSEFISFITSEASDKCQREKRKTINGDDLLWAMATLGFEDYIDPLKIYLSRYREMEGDTKGSAKAGDTSAKKDVRPGPNAQISHQGSFSQGVSYGNSNTQAPHMMVPMQSNE
- the LOC118045886 gene encoding nuclear transcription factor Y subunit B-1 isoform X1, which translates into the protein MAAEAPASPGGGSHESGDQSPRSNSNVREQDRFLPIANISRIMKKALPANGKIAKDAKETVQECVSEFISFITSEASDKCQREKRKTINGDDLLWAMATLGFEDYIDPLKIYLSRYREMEGDTKGSAKAGDTSAKKDVRPGPNAQISHQGSFSQGVSYGNSNTQSSIFLLDFSKCLQAPHMMVPMQSNE